In one Paramormyrops kingsleyae isolate MSU_618 chromosome 18, PKINGS_0.4, whole genome shotgun sequence genomic region, the following are encoded:
- the LOC111837121 gene encoding small ribosomal subunit protein eS10-like, protein MSPKIKRHSSFEGHPGCRTSWRRAAASRVPSVRQAPLLAHVGARAHAPAFPAPVPQQAAEMLMPKKNRVAIYELLFKEGVMVAKKDVHLAKHPELADKNVPNLHVMKAMQSLKSRGYVKEQFAWRHFYWYLTNEGIQYLRDFLHLPPEIVPATLRRQTRPETARPRPKALDGERPARLARGEADRDTYRRSAAPPGADKKAEAGAGASADFQFRGGFGRGRGQQPQ, encoded by the exons ATGTCACCTAAAATAAAGCGACACAGTAGTTTTGAAGGCCACCCTGGTTGCCGTACATCATGGCGGCGCGCGGCAGCGTCACGCGTCCCCTCAGTACGGCAGGCGCCACTTCTCGCGCATGTAGGAGCTCGCGCGCATGCTCCGGCCTTTCCGGCTCCGGTCCCGCAGCAGGCTGCAGAG ATGCTGATGCCCAAGAAGAACCGCGTCGCCATCTACGAGCTCCTCTTCAAGGAGGGAGTGATGGTGGCCAAGAAGGACGTGCACTTGGCCAAGCACCCCGAGCTGGCGGACAAGAACGTGCCCAACCTGCACGTCATGAAGGCCATGCAG TCCCTCAAGTCCCGCGGCTACGTCAAAGAGCAGTTCGCCTGGCGTCACTTCTACTGGTACCTCACCAACGAGGGCATCCAGTACCTGAGGGACTTCCTGCACCTGCCTCCCGAAATCGTGCCCGCCACCCTGCGGCGACAGACCCGCCCGGAGACCGCCAGGCCCCGGCCCAAAG CACTCGATGGGGAGAGGCCAGCACGGCTTGCCCGGGGGGAGGCTGACCGGGACACATACAGGCGCTCAGCGGCACCGC CCGGTGCCGATAAGAAGGCCGAAGCCGGCGCTGGAGCCTCGGCAGATTTCCAGTTT AGAGGTGGATTTGGCCGTGGACGAGGACAGCAGCCTCAGTAA